From Pseudomonas sp. AN-1:
GCCTCGGAGGGCTCGGCGAACAGCACCCGGCCATCGCCGGCGAGGATCTGCGCACGCAGGTCCTGGTGCGCGCCGAGCAGCGTGTGCAGCTGCGGGCCCAGGGTTTCCAGCCGGTCCGCGCGCTCTAGGCTGCCGAGGAGGCGCCGGCTGGCCTGCAGCTTGTCGTGCAGGGCGTGGCGGTCGAGATCGAGGAAGTGCTCGCGGCTCAGGTGGCTGACCGCCAGGCCGGCGGCCAGCAGCACGCCGGTGAGGGCCAGCATGAACAGCAGGCCGAGGCGCGCGGTGAGCGACAGGCGGGCGATCACTCGGACAGGTCCAGCACGTAGCCCATGCCGCGCACGGTGTGAATCAGCTTCGGCTCGAAGCCGTCGTCGATCTTGGCGCGCAGGCGGCGGATGGCCACCTCGATGACGTTGGTGTCGCTGTCGAAGTTCATGTCCCACACCTGCGAGGCGATCAGCGACTTGGGCAGCACCTCCCCCTGGCGGCGCAGCAGCAGTTCGAGCAGGGCGAACTCCTTGGCGGTCAGGTCGATGCGCTGGCCCGCGCGGCTGGCGCGGCGCTTGAGCAGGTCCACCTCCAGGTCGGCGACCTGCAGGCGGGTCGGCGCCGCACTGGCCTGGCCGCGGCGCAGCAGGGTGCGCACCCGCGCCAGCAGCTCGGCGAAGGCGAACGGCTTGACCAGGTAGTCGTCGGCGCCCAGCTCCAGCCCCCTGACCCGGTCCTCGATGCCGTCGCGCGCGGTGAGAAACAGCACCGGCTCGCCCTGCCCGGCGCCGCGCAGGCGGCGCAGCACCTCCCAGCCGTCGAGGCCGGGCATCATCACGTCGAGGATCAGCAGGTCGTAGCGCTCGCCGAGGGCACGGTGCAGCGCTTCGCTCCCATCCGCGACCCGGTCGACGGCGAACCCCGCCTCGCTCAGGCCCTGCCGCAGGTAGGCACCGATCTTCGGATCGTCCTCGGCCACCAGGATCTTCATCGCGCTACTCTCCACAAGTTCCAGCCACAAGTTCCGGCCACAAGTTCCGGCCACAAGTGCTGGCCATCAGTGCCAGGCGGATTGTGCAACCGGCCGCCCGCGACAGCCAGAAGCTGACGCGAATGTAATCTGCCCGCCCGGGTCGGTGCACCGTCGCGGAGCACGGATCATTGGCATGAGCGCTCCCCCCTGAATATGATGCGGGCCGAATCACCCCGGCACCCGGGGCTGGATGTTTCACCGAGCGGGACGCCGATGCACGCGACAGACCACGACACCCCGACCGGTGCGTCACTCTTCACGCCTCCGGGCAGCTGGCGGCATTACCTCTGGAAGGTGCTCGCCCTCACCGGCCTCTACCTGCTGGCCGGCATCGTCGGCGTCCTGTTGAGCCAGTCCACCGGCTATGCCTCGCCGATCTGGCCGGCGACCGGCATGGCCACGGCGGGGCTGCTTATCTGGGGTTGGCGCTGCTGGCCCGGCGTGTTCCTCGGCGACCTGCTGATCGACCTGTCGCGCGACGCGTCGCTGCAAGGCATCGGCCTGGCCAGCCTCACCGCCGCAGCCGCGACCGTCCAGACGCTGCTCTGCGTCTGGCTGGTGCAGCGCTACCTGCAGGGACGCTGGCAGGTCGCCCGCGACCGCCGGCTGGTGTCCATCCTGTTCGCCGCCGGCCCGCTGACCTGCCTGATCGCGCCGACCCTGGGCAGCGCCGTGCTGGTCGCCGGCGGCAGGATCGCCAGCGACGACCTGTTCAACGAGTGGCTGCGCTGGTGGGCCGGCGACACCCTCGGCGTGCTGCTGTTCGCGCCGCTGGCGCTGCTGCTGTGGCCGGGCCGCCGGACCCTGCGCGGCGGCGAGGGCAACCACCGCTTCGCCCTGCCGCTGGTGGTCACCCTCACCCTGCTGATCGTCGGCCACCTCGGTCTGTCGCAACTGGAGGACCTGCGCGCCCGCAGCGAGGCGCGCACGCTGATGGAGGTGATCGGCGACAGCATCACCCAGGACGTCGCGGAAACCCTGCTGCCGCTGGAGGGCCTGGCGCACTTCATCGCCGCCAGCCCGGAGGTCACCCGCGAGGAGTTCCGCAAGTACACCCAGAGCTTCGTCCAGCGCCCCGCCATCCTCTGGGTGGACTGGGCGCCGCGGGTCGACGCCCGGCAGCGGGCCGGCTTCGAGGCCGCCGTCGCGGCCAGCGGCTTCCCCGGCTATCGCATCGTCGAGCTGGACAGCCGCGGCCGGCTGCAGCCGGCCGCCGAGCGCGCCGAATACTTTCCCGTCCTGTACAGCGAGCCGCTGGCGCTGGGGCGCACGGTGCTGGGCCTCGACCACGGCTCGGAGCCGATGCGCCACACGGCGATGAGGCAGGCCCTCGACCACGGCAAGTCCATCGCCTCCGACCGCATCCGGCTGGTCCGCAGCGCACGCCAGGCATCGCTGCTCTTCGTGCCGGTGCACAGGCTCGACGCCGCTGCGCAGCAGGCGCCGGTCGGCTACGTGGTCGGCGCCCTGGACATCCAGCAGCTGTTCGCCCCGCTGCGGCGCAAGGCGGAGGATCGCCAGTTCGCCCTGCGCATCTCGGACGTCACCGCCGGCATGCCCCGGCGCATCCTGAGCAACTCGCTGCCGGCCGGGGCCGAGCCCGACTGGCATCGCGACGTCCACGCCAGCGGACGCGTCTGGCGCCTGGAAATGTACCCGCGGCTCCCGCTGTGGCGGCCCGGTTCGACGGCGGAGGAGCGCCTGTTCCTCGGTTTCGCCGTGCTCACCGCCTTTCTCGCCACCTTCGCGACCCTGGGCAGTGCCGGACGGCATGCGCTGGTCTCGCGCGTGGTCGCCGAGCGCACCGCCCAGCTCGCCGAACTGAACAGCCAGTTGCAGCAGCGCATCGAGGAGCGCGGCCAGGCCCTGACCGACCTGCACGCCAAGGAGGCGGAGATCCACGCGGTGCTCGACCACCTGCTCGAGTGCGTGATCACCATCGACAGCCGCGGCATCGTGCAGAGCGTCAATCCGGCCATCGAACCGCTGCTCGGCTACCGTCCCGAGGAGCTGGTCGGTCGCAACATCTCCTGCCTGATGGCCTCGCCGTTGCGCGAGCACCACGACGACTACATCGCGCGCTATCTGCAGACCGGCGAGCGGCACATCGTCGGCTCCAGCCGCGAGGTCAGCGGCCGGCACAAGGACGGCCAGCCGATCGCCCTCGAACTCAGCGTCTCCGAGTACCGCGTGCACGGGCAGCGCTTCTTCATCGGCACCCTGCGCGACATCCGCGAGCTCAAGGCGCTGATCGCCAGCCTGACCCAGGCCCGCGAGGAGGCCGAACAGGCCAGCCGCGCCAAGTCGGCCTTCCTCGCCACCATGAGCCACGAGATCCGCACGCCGATGAACGGCGTGGTCGGCCTGATCGACGTGCTCACCCAGGACCAGCTGCCGCCCCACCAGGCCGACCTGGTCCGCACCATCCGCGAATCATCGGGCACCCTGCTGGGGGTGATCGACGACATCCTCGACTTCTCCAGGATCGAGGCCGGCCGGCTGGAGATCGAGCATGCGCCGCTGAACCTGGTCGAGCTGCTCGACAACCTGTGCGATACCCTGCGCCCGCTGGCCGTCACGCACGGGGTGCGTCTCGACGCGGAGATCGCCGCCGGGGTGCCGCCCTGGATCCGCTCCGACGCCATGCGCCTGCGGCAGATCCTCTTCAACCTGATCGGCAACGCCATCAAGTTCTCCGGAGGCCGCGACGAGCAGCCCGGCCGGGTCGTGGTGGGCGTGCGTCCGGCCGCGGACGACCCGCAGCGCCTGCTCATCGATGTGACGGACAACGGCATCGGCATCGCCGCCGAACATCTCGGCCAGCTGTTCCAGCCCTTCAGCCAGGCGGAGTCCTCGACCACCCGCCGCTTCGGCGGCAGTGGCCTGGGCCTGGCCATCTGCCGGCGCCTGGTCGAGCTGCTGGGCGGCGAGATCGCCGTCGCCAGCACCCCGGGGCACGGCACCCGCTTCACCGTCAGCCTGCCGCTGACCCTGGCCAGCGCGCCGCAGCCGGCCGCCGAGCCAGCGGCACCGGCCGCACCGGTCGCCGGGGCCCCCGCCAGCCGGCGCCTGCTGGTGGTCGAGGACGACGCGGTGAACCGCAAGGTCATCCGCCAGCAGCTCGCCCTGCTCGGCTACGACTTCACGCTGGCCAGCCAGGGCAGCGAGGCCCTGAGCCTGTGGCGCCAGGGCGGCTTCGACCTGATCCTCAGCGACCTGCACATGCCGGAAATGGACGGCTACCAGTTGGCCAGGCGGATCCGCGCCGAGGAAGCCGGCCAGCGCCGCATTCCGATCCTCGCGCTGACCGCCAACGCCATGCGCGGCGAAGCCGCACGGGCGGTGGAGGCCGGCATGGACGAGTACCTGACCAAGCCGATCCGCCTGGCCACCCTGCAGACCGCCCTGGCGCGCTGGCTGCCCCAGCAGGCCCGCCCGGCGCCGGCTGACGCCGGGCCGGGGCCGGACGACCAGCCGCTGGTCGACGCGACAGTCCTCGCGGCACTGGTCGGCACGGACCGCGAGATGATCCGCGAGATTCTCGGCGACTACGCCGAGTCGCTGCGCAGCCTGGCGCCGCAATTGCTGCAGGCCTTCGCCCGCAACGACTGCGACAGCATCGACGCCATCGCCCACCGCCTCAAGTCGTCGTCCCGCGCGGTCGGCGCGGTGCGCCTGGGCCAGCTGTGCACGGCACTCGAACAGGCCATCAAGGACAGCGACAGTGCCGCGCTGGCCCACGGCATGGCCGAGTTCCATCCCCTTCATCACGCCACGGCAGCATGGATCGACCGGTTGCTGAAAGAAGGCAACCCAGTCTGAGCAGGAGGCAATCCCGATGAGAATCCTGGTGGTCGACGACGACCCGTTCATCCGCAAGCTGCTGGTCCGCCAGTTGAAGACCCTCGGCTACCAGCAGGTACTCGCCTGCGAGCAGGCCCAGGCCGCGGTCGAGCACCTGGAGCGGCAGCCCGACGGCACCGATCTGATTCTCTGCGACCTGCAGATGCCGGGGATGGACGGCATCGAGTTCATCCGCCACCTGGTGCGCCTGGGCTACCCCGGCGCCCTGGTGCTGGTCAGCGGCGAGGACGAGCGCATCCTGCAGAGCGCCGAGCGCCTGGCCCGCGGTCACCGCCTGCGGGTCGCGGGCGCGCTGTACAAGCCGGTCTCCAGCGAGCAGCTGCAGCGCCTCCTGCAGGCGTTGCCCGGCGGCGATGCCCCACGGACCGGCGAGGCGCGCAGCTACGGCGCCGAGGAGCTGGCCAACGGCATCCGCGCCGGCCAGTTGGTCAACCACTACCAGCCCAAGGTCGACTTCGCCAGCGGGCAGGTCAGCGGGGTCGAGACCCTGGTGCGCTGGCAGCACCCCGAGGACGGCCTGGTCTACCCAGACCGCTTCGTCACCCTCGCCGAGGAGCACGGCCTGATCGACGCGCTGATGCTCGACGTGCTGCGCAACGCCCTGGCCGATGCGCGGCAGTGGCGCGCCCGGGGCATCGAGCTGCAGGTGGCGGTCAACGTGTCGATGGACAATCTGGTGGGGCTGGACTTCCCCGACCTGGTCGAGCAGGAAGCTCTGGCCGCCGGCGCGCCGCTGACCAGCCTGGTGCTGGAAGTCACCGAGAGCCACCTGATGAAGAACCGCCAGGCCGCCCTCGACATCCTCACCCGCCTGCGCCTCAAGCGCATCGGCCTGTCGATCGACGACTTCGGCACCGGCCACTCCTCGCTGGTGCAGCTGCGCGACATACCCTTCAACGAGCTGAAGATCGACCGCAGCTTCGTGCACGGCGCCTGGCGCGACAAGTCGCTGGACGGCATTCTCGGCGCCAGCCTGGAGATGGCCCGCCGGCTGGGCATGCGCACGGTGGCCGAAGGCATCGAGGACCGCACCGACTGGGATCACCTGCGCGGCGCCGGCTGCGACGTCGCCCAGGGCTGGTTCATCGCCAAGGCGATGCCCGCCGAACGCCTGCCGGCCTGGCTGGAGGGCTGGGAGGCGCGGCGCAGCGAGCTGGCCTGAGCCACCCCGCACGCAGCCCCGGGCGAGGCGGCTGCTCAGGGCTTGGGTTTGGCCAGCATCTCGCGATGCGCACGCAACTGCTCGAGCATCTGCTCCATGTGCTGGATGCGCAGATCCACCTGCTCGACCGTATCCATGCTCGCCCAGCCGCCGCCCATGCCCGGCCCCATACCCTGGCCCATGCCCATCCCCATGCCATGGCCACCGCCCATGCAGCCGCCCATGCTCTGCATGCCGCGGCCCATGGCCTGCCAGTGCTGCTCCATCAGCTTCTGCCGCTCCTCGGGCGTCTTGCCGGCCATCCAGTTCTGGTGAAGCGTGCGCATCTCGGTGATGTGCTGCTGCCACTGCTGCTCGGGCGGCGCCGCCTGCTCTTCTGCCCAGGCGCTACCCGCTGCAGCCAGCAGCAGGATTGCGCCACAAAGAATCGTCCGGTTCATCTGCAAGCCCTCGCGAAGGCGGGTTGAGAGTTTCACTCTAGTCCCGGGCGCCGGACGCTGCGGGTAGCTGACGGAAATGTAATCCGCCGCTCAGCCTTCCGTAAGCAAGGGCCGTCTAGCATGACGATGCAAGTATTTCTGTCTGGCATTGCCCCTTCGGACAATCGGCGTCCACTGGACGCCGTTTCTTTCAGGAGATCCCACCATGCATCCAGGCCACGCCCCGGGCGAACCGTCCCGCTCATTCTGGCGCAGCAAGCCCGGCATCGTGCTGGGCATGCTCGCCGTCATCGCCCTGTTCTACCTGGCGCGCGAACACTACGCCCACGCCGCCGGGCTGCTGCCCTACCTGATCCTGCTGCTCTGCCCGCTGATGCACCTGTTCGGCCACTCCCACAGTGGCCACACCCATCGCTCCGCGCAGCGTGACGATCCGGAGCGGAAAAGGAACTAGCGCATGACCTCATCGTCTCCCCACCCGCACGACCACGCCGGCCATCATGAGCATGCGCACGCGGCGCCCTCGCCCACGGCGGCCCAGGCTGCAGCCGGCAGCGAATACACCTGCCCGATGCACCCGGAGGTGCGCCAGATCGGTCCAGGCACCTGCCCCAAGTGCGGCATGGCCCTGGAGCCGGTGATCCCCGAGCTGGAAGAGGAGGAAAACCCCGAGCTCAAGGACTTCCGCCGGCGCTTCTGGTGGAGCCTGCCGCTGACCGTGGTCGTCACCGTGCTGGCGATGGCCGGCCACCAGCTGATGCTGTTCCATGGCGCTACGCAGAACTGGGTGGAGCTGGCACTGGCCACCCCGGTGGTGCTGTGGGCCGGCTGGCCGTTCTACGTGCGCGGCGTAAAGTCGGTGCTCAACCGCAGCCCCAACATGTGGACGCTGATCGGCCTGGGCACCGCCGCCGCCTGGCTGTACAGCGTCGCCGCCACCCTGGCACCCGGCGTGTTCCCGGCCAATTTCGTGATGGACGGGCGCATCGGCGTGTACTTCGAGGCCGCGGCGGTGATCATCTCGCTGACCCTGCTCGGCCAGATCCTCGAACTCAAGGCGCGCTCGCAGACCTCGGCGGCAATCAAGGCGCTGCTTGGGCTGGCGCCGAAGACCGCGCGGCGGATCAATGCCGACGGCTCGGAAGAAGACATCCCGCTGAGCCACGTACACAGCGGCGACAAGCTGCGCGTGCGCCCCGGCGAGAAGGTGCCGGTCGACGGCCGCGTGCTGGAAGGCGAAAGCGCAGTGGACGAGTCGATGCTGACCGGCGAACCGCTGCCGGTGACCAAGCGCGCCGGCGACACGCTGATCGGCGCCACCCTCAATCGCCACGGCAGCCTGGTGATGGAAGCCCAGAAGGTCGGCAGCGCGACCATGCTCGCGCAGATCGTGCAGATGGTCGCTCAGGCCCAGCGCTCCAAGGCGCCGCTGCAACGCCTGGCCGACGTGATCGCCGGGTATTTCGTGCTGGTGGTGATCGCCATCGCCGTGCTGACCTTCCTCGGCTGGGGCCTGTGGGGACCGCAGCCGAGCTGGGTGTTCGGCCTGATCAACGCGGTGGCGGTGCTGATCATCGCCTGCCCCTGCGCCCTCGGCCTGGCCACACCGATGTCGGTGATGGTCGCCACCGGCAAGGCCGCCACCAGCGGCGTGCTGTTCCGCGACGCCGCGGCCATCGAGCACCTGCGCCGGATCGACACCCTGATCGTCGACAAGACCGGTACCCTCACCGAGGGCCGCCCGGCCTTCCACAGCGCCCTCGCCGCCCCCGGCTTCAGCGACGACGAAGTGCTGCGCCTGGCCGCCAGCCTCGACCAGGGCAGCGAGCATCCGCTGGCCCATGCCATCGTCGAGCAGGCCCGCGCCCAGGGCTTGGCGCTGAGCACGCCGCAGACCTTCGAGTCCGCCTCCGGCATCGGCGTGCGCGGCCAGGTCGACGGCCGTCCCTTGCTGCTCGGCAACACCACATTGCTGGAGGACGCCGGCGTTACCACCGCGCCCCTGCAGCCCCAGGCCGAAGCGCTGCGCGGCGAGGGCGCCAGCATCATGTACCTGGCGGTGGACGGTGCGCTGGCGGGCCTGCTGGCGGTGGCCGACCCGATCAAGCCGACCTCCAAGCTGGCGGTCGAGCGTCTGCAGGCGGCTGGCGTGAACGTCATCATGGCCACCGGCGATGGCCTCACCACCGCCCGTTCGGTGGCCCGCCAGCTGGGCATCGAGGAAGTGCACGGCGAGGTCAAGCCGCAGGACAAGGAGCGCCTGGCCGCCCGCCTGCAACAGGAAGGCCGCCGCGTGGCGATGGCCGGCGACGGCATCAACGACGCCCCGGCGCTGGCCCGCGCCGACGTCGGCATCGCCATGGGCACCGGCACCGACGTGGCGATGAGCAGCGCCCAGATCACCCTGGTCAAGGGCGACCTGCTCGGCATCCTGCGTGCACGCAGCCTGTCGGTGGCCACGGTGAAGAACATGCACCAGAACCTGACCTTCGCCTTCCTCTACAACGCCATGGGCATCCCGCTGGCCGCCGGCCTGTTCTACCCGCTGACCGGCCACCTGCTGTCGCCGCTGATCGCCGCCCTGGCGATGAGCGTCAGCTCGGCCTCGGTGGTGTTCAACGCCCTGCGCCTGCGCCAGGCTCGGATCGACTGAAGAAAAACCCTTGACCTTGCCACGAGGTCAAGGTCGAAGATGATGGCAAGGCCGGAATCGCCGGCCACCATGAGAGGAGTTCCACGATGAGCAGCATCGAACTGAACGTCCAGGACATGACCTGTGGTTCCTGCGTCAAGCACGTCACCCAGGCCCTGAGCCCGCTGCCCGGTGTCGAGGCGGTGGAAGTCGACCTGCAGGCCGGTCGCGTGCTCGTCAGCGGCAGCGCCGACGGCGCCGCCCTGATCGCCGCCCTGGATGACGCCGGCTACCCGGCGCAACTGGCCGGCCCGGCCAGCGCACCGGCAGCCGCCAAGACCGGCGGCTGCGGCGTCGGTTGCGGCTGTCACGGTTAACCAACGGAGGATTCTCATGCACGCCAAACTGCGTATCGCCACCCTCGCCGCCCTGCTGATGAGCGGCGCCGTCCAGGCCGCCGACGCCCTGACCATCGACGTCCACCGCGACGCCAACTGCGGCTGCTGCAAGGACTGGATCAAGCACCTGGAGGCCAACGGCTTCAGCGTGCGCGACCACGTCGAGCCGGACATGAGCGCGGTCAAGCAGCGCCTCGGCGTGGCGCCGCGGCTGGCCTCATGCCATACGGGGGTGATCGACGGCAAGTTCGTCGAGGGCCACGTGCCGGCGGCGCAGATCCTCGAACTGCGCCAGCGCCCCGACCTGCTCGGCCTCGCCGTGCCGGGCATGCCGGCCGGTTCGCCGGGCATGGAATACGGCGACCGCCGGGACGCCTACCAGGTGATCGGCCTGACCAGGGACGGCACCGACGAGGTGGTGGCCGACTACCCGGCCAAGTGACCGGCTGCGCGGCTGCCGGCCGAGCCGTGTAGGCCCCGGCAACCGGCCAGGCTCAGGCCAGCAGGCTGCGGTCAAAGACGAACACCTCGCCCTTCGGCGGGCAGTGCTCGTAGATGACCTGCGGCCGGCCCATGGGCGGCTGGTTCTTCTCGCCGGTGTCGCGGATCCAGCCCTGGCTCTTCATCTTCTCCAGCCGCCCGCGCAGGGTGGTGTGCTGCACCGCCTGGCCGAGGCAGGCCTCGAAGGCGGTCAGCGCCTCGCCGACGGTGAAGCGTGGGCCGAGCAGGTACAGCGGCAGCGCGGTGTACACCGACTTGCTGGCCAGCCGCTCGGCCACCCGGTGTACCAGCTGGGCGTGGTCGAACGGCAAAGGGAAGCTGCCGTCGAGGATCTGCCCGAGCGGCACGAAGCGCAGGTCGGCCTCCTGGAGCGTGGTCTGCGGCGCCAGCAGCGCCAGGTAGAAGATGGTGATCGACCAGCCGCGCGGGTCGCGCACGTCGTTGCCCTCGGTGCCGACCTGCTCCAGATGCGCCGGCTCGATGTGCGCCCTGAAGGTCAACGCGCGCTCCACCGCGTCCTCGAGGGTGCGGTCGCTCTCGAGGCCGTTGATCAGCACGCCCGGCAGCGCCCATTTGCCCGGGTAGGGAATCTCGTCGCTGTCGGGGCGCCGCCTGAGCAGCACCTCCAGCCCCTCCCCGCCCAGGCGCAGCGCCACTATGTCCACGCTGGCCAGAATTTCCGCCGAGTTCATCCAGCCTCCCGAACCGTCGATGCCATCTGCTTGTATTCTGCC
This genomic window contains:
- a CDS encoding heavy metal response regulator transcription factor; the protein is MKILVAEDDPKIGAYLRQGLSEAGFAVDRVADGSEALHRALGERYDLLILDVMMPGLDGWEVLRRLRGAGQGEPVLFLTARDGIEDRVRGLELGADDYLVKPFAFAELLARVRTLLRRGQASAAPTRLQVADLEVDLLKRRASRAGQRIDLTAKEFALLELLLRRQGEVLPKSLIASQVWDMNFDSDTNVIEVAIRRLRAKIDDGFEPKLIHTVRGMGYVLDLSE
- a CDS encoding CHASE domain-containing protein — translated: MHATDHDTPTGASLFTPPGSWRHYLWKVLALTGLYLLAGIVGVLLSQSTGYASPIWPATGMATAGLLIWGWRCWPGVFLGDLLIDLSRDASLQGIGLASLTAAAATVQTLLCVWLVQRYLQGRWQVARDRRLVSILFAAGPLTCLIAPTLGSAVLVAGGRIASDDLFNEWLRWWAGDTLGVLLFAPLALLLWPGRRTLRGGEGNHRFALPLVVTLTLLIVGHLGLSQLEDLRARSEARTLMEVIGDSITQDVAETLLPLEGLAHFIAASPEVTREEFRKYTQSFVQRPAILWVDWAPRVDARQRAGFEAAVAASGFPGYRIVELDSRGRLQPAAERAEYFPVLYSEPLALGRTVLGLDHGSEPMRHTAMRQALDHGKSIASDRIRLVRSARQASLLFVPVHRLDAAAQQAPVGYVVGALDIQQLFAPLRRKAEDRQFALRISDVTAGMPRRILSNSLPAGAEPDWHRDVHASGRVWRLEMYPRLPLWRPGSTAEERLFLGFAVLTAFLATFATLGSAGRHALVSRVVAERTAQLAELNSQLQQRIEERGQALTDLHAKEAEIHAVLDHLLECVITIDSRGIVQSVNPAIEPLLGYRPEELVGRNISCLMASPLREHHDDYIARYLQTGERHIVGSSREVSGRHKDGQPIALELSVSEYRVHGQRFFIGTLRDIRELKALIASLTQAREEAEQASRAKSAFLATMSHEIRTPMNGVVGLIDVLTQDQLPPHQADLVRTIRESSGTLLGVIDDILDFSRIEAGRLEIEHAPLNLVELLDNLCDTLRPLAVTHGVRLDAEIAAGVPPWIRSDAMRLRQILFNLIGNAIKFSGGRDEQPGRVVVGVRPAADDPQRLLIDVTDNGIGIAAEHLGQLFQPFSQAESSTTRRFGGSGLGLAICRRLVELLGGEIAVASTPGHGTRFTVSLPLTLASAPQPAAEPAAPAAPVAGAPASRRLLVVEDDAVNRKVIRQQLALLGYDFTLASQGSEALSLWRQGGFDLILSDLHMPEMDGYQLARRIRAEEAGQRRIPILALTANAMRGEAARAVEAGMDEYLTKPIRLATLQTALARWLPQQARPAPADAGPGPDDQPLVDATVLAALVGTDREMIREILGDYAESLRSLAPQLLQAFARNDCDSIDAIAHRLKSSSRAVGAVRLGQLCTALEQAIKDSDSAALAHGMAEFHPLHHATAAWIDRLLKEGNPV
- a CDS encoding EAL domain-containing response regulator; translation: MRILVVDDDPFIRKLLVRQLKTLGYQQVLACEQAQAAVEHLERQPDGTDLILCDLQMPGMDGIEFIRHLVRLGYPGALVLVSGEDERILQSAERLARGHRLRVAGALYKPVSSEQLQRLLQALPGGDAPRTGEARSYGAEELANGIRAGQLVNHYQPKVDFASGQVSGVETLVRWQHPEDGLVYPDRFVTLAEEHGLIDALMLDVLRNALADARQWRARGIELQVAVNVSMDNLVGLDFPDLVEQEALAAGAPLTSLVLEVTESHLMKNRQAALDILTRLRLKRIGLSIDDFGTGHSSLVQLRDIPFNELKIDRSFVHGAWRDKSLDGILGASLEMARRLGMRTVAEGIEDRTDWDHLRGAGCDVAQGWFIAKAMPAERLPAWLEGWEARRSELA
- a CDS encoding DUF2933 domain-containing protein; amino-acid sequence: MHPGHAPGEPSRSFWRSKPGIVLGMLAVIALFYLAREHYAHAAGLLPYLILLLCPLMHLFGHSHSGHTHRSAQRDDPERKRN
- a CDS encoding copper-transporting P-type ATPase — encoded protein: MHPEVRQIGPGTCPKCGMALEPVIPELEEEENPELKDFRRRFWWSLPLTVVVTVLAMAGHQLMLFHGATQNWVELALATPVVLWAGWPFYVRGVKSVLNRSPNMWTLIGLGTAAAWLYSVAATLAPGVFPANFVMDGRIGVYFEAAAVIISLTLLGQILELKARSQTSAAIKALLGLAPKTARRINADGSEEDIPLSHVHSGDKLRVRPGEKVPVDGRVLEGESAVDESMLTGEPLPVTKRAGDTLIGATLNRHGSLVMEAQKVGSATMLAQIVQMVAQAQRSKAPLQRLADVIAGYFVLVVIAIAVLTFLGWGLWGPQPSWVFGLINAVAVLIIACPCALGLATPMSVMVATGKAATSGVLFRDAAAIEHLRRIDTLIVDKTGTLTEGRPAFHSALAAPGFSDDEVLRLAASLDQGSEHPLAHAIVEQARAQGLALSTPQTFESASGIGVRGQVDGRPLLLGNTTLLEDAGVTTAPLQPQAEALRGEGASIMYLAVDGALAGLLAVADPIKPTSKLAVERLQAAGVNVIMATGDGLTTARSVARQLGIEEVHGEVKPQDKERLAARLQQEGRRVAMAGDGINDAPALARADVGIAMGTGTDVAMSSAQITLVKGDLLGILRARSLSVATVKNMHQNLTFAFLYNAMGIPLAAGLFYPLTGHLLSPLIAALAMSVSSASVVFNALRLRQARID
- a CDS encoding heavy-metal-associated domain-containing protein, which codes for MSSIELNVQDMTCGSCVKHVTQALSPLPGVEAVEVDLQAGRVLVSGSADGAALIAALDDAGYPAQLAGPASAPAAAKTGGCGVGCGCHG
- a CDS encoding DUF411 domain-containing protein — protein: MHAKLRIATLAALLMSGAVQAADALTIDVHRDANCGCCKDWIKHLEANGFSVRDHVEPDMSAVKQRLGVAPRLASCHTGVIDGKFVEGHVPAAQILELRQRPDLLGLAVPGMPAGSPGMEYGDRRDAYQVIGLTRDGTDEVVADYPAK
- a CDS encoding NUDIX hydrolase, coding for MNSAEILASVDIVALRLGGEGLEVLLRRRPDSDEIPYPGKWALPGVLINGLESDRTLEDAVERALTFRAHIEPAHLEQVGTEGNDVRDPRGWSITIFYLALLAPQTTLQEADLRFVPLGQILDGSFPLPFDHAQLVHRVAERLASKSVYTALPLYLLGPRFTVGEALTAFEACLGQAVQHTTLRGRLEKMKSQGWIRDTGEKNQPPMGRPQVIYEHCPPKGEVFVFDRSLLA